CGGACCGCTGCGGAGCACGCCATCGAGAACTGCGTGTCGGTGTTCAACATCGAGAGCGACGATATCAAAGGCAAGATCATTGGCCGCGAGGGCCGCAACATCCGTGCCTTAGAAGCCGCCACCGGTGTGGAGATCATCGTGGATGATACCCCGGAGGCCATCATTATATCTGGTTTTGACCCGGTGCGCCGCGAAATCGCGCGCCTGTCGCTGCACCGCCTGGTGGCGGACGGCCGCATACACCCGGCCCGCATCGAGGAGGTGGTTGCCAAAACACGCAAAAACATCGAGGAGGAAATCGTGGAGATCGGGGAGCGCACCGCCATTGATTTGGGCATCCACGGGTTGCACCCTGAGTTGGTAAGAATGGTGGGCCGCATGCGTTTCCGCTCGTCTTACGGGCAGAACCTGCTGCAGCACTCCCGCGAAGTAGCCAACCTTTGCGCCACCATGGCCGCCGAGCTTGGCCTGAACGTGAAACACGCGAAACGCGCCGGTCTGCTGCATGACATCGGCAAGGTGACGCCGGACGAGCCGGAACTGCCGCACGCCATCATCGGTATGGAGCTGGCCAAGAAATACAAAGAGCACCCGGATGTGTGCAACGCCATCGGCGCGCACCACGACGAGGTAGAGATGACCGCCATGGTGTCTCCGCTGGTGCAGGCCTGCGACGCCATCTCCGGTTCCAGACCGGGCGCCCGCCGCGAAATCATGGAGTCCTACATCAAGCGCCTGAAAGAGCTGGAGGAAACGGCCGTTTCGTTTGAGGGCGTGAACCAGTGCTACGCCATCCAGGCGGGCCGCGAACTGCGCGTGATGGTGGATGCCGATAACGTGTCGGACGAAAAAGCGTCCCAAATCTCTTATGACATCTCACAGAAGATTGAGAAGGAGATGCAGTACCCGGGCCAGATCAAAATCACGGTTATCCGGGAGATGCGCGCCATCAGCTACGCCAAGTAATAAGCCATATATAACAAAGCCGCCTGCCGCGTTTGTGGCGGGCGGCTTTGTTTTTTTGCCATTTCGCCCTCCACTTTCCTTCCACAACCAGCACTCTTGTACTGCCTGCCAAGTTATAGTCCCCCTTTGAAGGGGGTAGGGGGATGATAGGCTGTGAGAAGATTCTAATGCGACATGAACGAGAAAAGTTGTTGAAGAGAACTGATTACATATCGCATATATGGCTGCCCTGTTTTTGCCTGCCGTACCTGCGTTCCCTCAATTCACCGGCGATTGCTTCTGTTTTAGAAACATTAGCTTTAATTTAGTTCTTCATTGTTAAAATGACGCCGCATGGCCTTAGCTTATAAAAGAATCATAATCAAAATAGGGTCTAACGTGCTCACGCTGGACAACGGCATGCCTGATCTGGCCAGAATCGGGCATTTGGTAGAGCAGATAGCGGAGATAAAGAAGCAGGGAAAGGAAGTGATTTTGGTGTCGTCGGGGGCGGTGGCGTCGGGGAGGAGCCTGGTGCAGGTGTCGGAGAAGTTTGACGCGGTGGCCAGCCGGCAGCTGCTGGCGGCAGTGGGGCAGGTAAAGCTCATCAACACCTACTCGGAGCTGTTCGGCCGGTTTGGCCTTGTTTGCGCGCAGGTGCTGGTGACGAAGGAGGATTTCCGCGACCGGCTGCACTACCTGAACATGAAAAACTGCTTCCAGATTCTGCTGCAGCACGACATCATCCCGGTCATCAACGAGAACGACGTCATCTCCATCACCGAGCTCATGTTCACCGACAACGACGAGCTCGCCGGGCTCGTGGCCTCCATGCTGAATGCCGACGCCCTGATTATCTTGTCGAATGTGGATGGCATCTACAACGGGAACCCGAAAGACCCCGGCGCGGAAGTTATCCGGGAGATAGACCATGCCGCCACGGGCCTGTCCTCGTTTATCACCACGCAGCGGTCGCAGTTTGGGCGGGGCGGCATGCTCACCAAAAGCCATATGGCCCGGCGGGTGGCGCAGCTGGGCATAGCCGTGCACATCGCCAACGGCAAAACCGAAAACGTCCTTCCCCGGCTGCTGCAGGAAACCGTCATCAACACCCGCTTTGTGCCCAGCAAGGCTGCCTCGGGCAAGAAAAAGTGGCTGGCCCACAACGAGAACAACGCCAAGGGGGCCGTGCAGGTAAACCAGGGAGCCCGCGAAGCGCTCTTTTCCTCCCGCGCCACCAGTCTGCTGCCGGTGGGCATCACGGGCATCCGCGGCGAGTTCCTGAAAGGCGATGTGGTGAAGCTGCTGGATGAGAACGGCACGCTGCTAGGGCTGGGCATCGCGGAGTACGGCTCAGGCAAAGCGCTGGAGCATATCGGGGAGAAAAACCAAAAGCCCCTGGTACATTACGATTACCTTTTTTTATATCCTGAACCAACTGACTATGGAGTTAGACAAAATATTTGAACAGACACAAAAGGCCAGCAGAGGCCTGAGCGGGCTGACACCGGAAACGGTAGACGCCATTCTGCGAGATGTGGCTACCGCAGCCGTTTCGCAAACGGCCTTCCTGCTTTCCGAAAATGAGAAAGACCTGGCCCGCATGAGCCCGGACGACCCGAAGTACGACCGGCTGAAACTGACCGCCGCCCGCGTGGAAGCCATAGCAGCAGATATGCGCAACGTGGCCGGTCTGACCTCTCCGCTTGGCGAGGTGCTGCTGGAGCGGGAACTTCCGAACGGGCTGCACCTCTCGAAGGTGCGTGTGCCGCTGGGCGTGGTCGGGGTCATATATGAGGCGCGGCCCAATGTGACCTTCGATGTGTTCTCGCTGTGCCTGAAAACCGGGAACGCCTGTATTTTGAAAGGAGGGAGCGACGCCTCTTTCTCGAACGAGGCCATCGTGTCGGTCATTCACGGGGTGCTGGAGAAACACGGCGTCAGCAAAGACATCGTCGCCCTGCTCCCGCCCGACAGGGCGGCCACTGCGGCGCTCTTGGGCGCCGTGGGCTACGTGGATGTGCTGATACCGCGCGGAAGCCAGCAACTGATAGACTTTGTGCGGCAGAATGCCAAAGTGCCCGTCATCGAAACCGGGGCGGGTATTGTGCATACCTATTTTGACGAGACCGCTGACCTGGAAAAGGGAGCAGAAATCATATATAACGCCAAGACCCGGCGCGTGAGCGTGTGCAACGCCCTCGACTGCCTGCTGCTGCACCGCAGCCGGTTGCAGGACCTGGCGGCGCTCGCTGCGCCGCTGGCTGCGGCGGGCGTTACCATATACGCCGACACGCCTTCTTTTGAGGTCTTGCAGCAAAGCTATCCGCAGGATTTACTGCAACAGGCGTCGGAAGAGGATTTCGGCACCGAGTTCCTGTCGCTGAAGATGGCCCTGAAAACCGTGGAGGACCTGGACGAGGCGCTTGACCATATTGCCACCCACAGCTCGAAGCACAGCGAAGCCATCATCTCGGAGAATGAGGCGCATATAAACCGTTTTCTGCAGCTGGTGGATGCGGCCGCCGTGTACGCCAACGCCTCCACTGCCTTCACCGACGGGGCGCAGTTCGGCCTCGGGGCCGAAATCGGCATCAGCACGCAGAAACTGCACGCCCGCGGCCCGATGGGGCTGGAAGAACTCACCAGCTACAAATGGCTCGTGAAAGGCAACGGGCAGACCAGACCGGCTTAACCTTTAGGAAAAAGCATCTTTTTATATGCTGATATAGGCTGCCGGAGAAAGAAAGTGGCAGGTCAGTATATAGAGTCCTATATAAAACATGAGTCATCCCGGAGTTTAGGACTGGGATAAAAAAGGAGAACCTCCTGTTTTAGTGGTACAGTCTATGTATCACCAAAGACGGGAGGTTCTTATGTTTACTACTTTCAAAAACGCAGCACGCCAAGCCGAGGTTCTCTCCCAGGCTCTGTTTTTCTCCTACCGCCTCGAAGGATTTCTTTCTCCTTTCCTTGCCAGGCTCGATGAGCTGCTGGACCGCCGCCTGGTCTACACTTTCCAGAACCTATGCCGGGCGCTGGTGCGCCACCGCAGCCGCTCCACCGGTCTGCTTCTAAGCGAGCTGGGTGGGGTTGTGCTCTCGCCCGACAAAGCCCCGGCGGGCACCAAGCGCCTGTCTAACCTGCTGCGCAGTAAGAAGTGGTCTGCCCAACTCATCACCGACTACCTGAGTCAAGAGGCCCAAACATACGTAGAGCAGCTGCTGGAAGCGGAACGTGAGCTGCCCCTGCTTTTGTGGGACGAGAGCGTGCAGGAAAAGTGCGAAAGCCTCCAAAGCGAGGGCTTATGCGCCGTGCGCAGCGTCAAAGCTAAACGGCAACTCAGAATCAAGAAGGGCTATTATGATCCCCCCACCCGGGAGCCGGTGCACGTGCCAGGCTTTCGGTGGGTGGGCCTCTTGTGCTGCGGCCTGTGGCAGGCTCCACGCATCGCCCGCTTTGCCTGGTGGAGTAGCCGGGGCAAAGAGGCCACCTCCCTGGAGCAGGTGAAGCTCACGCTGCTCTTGTGGGCCCGCCAGACCTTCGGCCAGGCCGTGCTGCACGTCTTTGACCGCGGCTATGCCTCCTCTAAGTGGCTGGGGCTGCTTTTAGGCCGCCACGACCGCTTCCTCTTGCGCTGGCCCTCCAGGTATAAGCTCGTGGATGGGCGTGGGCTTCTAAAGAATGCCTACCGCTTTTCGGTCGGCCGCAAAGCCACCTCCTCAAGAGTAGTAAGGGACATGGTCCGAAAGATCACTTACCGGCGCAGCCTCTTGTGGCAGCCCTGCCTGCACCCGGACTATGACCAGCCGCTCACGCTCCTGATCTGCCGGCCAGGTAAGAAAGGCCGCCAACCCTGGTATTTGCTCACCAGTGAAGAAGTCAGGAGTGATCGCCAGGCCTGGCGCCTGGTCTTTGCTTACGCCAGAAGGTGGCAGGTGGAGCAGGCCTTCCGCTTCAACAAATCAGAAATGGGCATGGAGTCGTGCCGGCTTTGGTTCTGGTCGAGCCGCATGAAGCTCTTGCAGGTGGTCACCCTGGTGTATGCTTTTCTGCTCTCGCTGCTGGATAAAGAGCTGCGGGAGGCGGTCTCCCATCTCCTTAGGCAGGGCTGCCATAGAACAGGAAAGCGGTGCAGGAAAACTCCTACACCGCTTTACCGTATCCGGCTGGCACTGGCCAACCTCTGGAATCTACTCTATCTATCCCTGCAAACTCCGGGATGACTCATGTCTGTTTTGAAATAAGGATATATAACTCAGCTCAGGAAGGCGTTCAGCATCCAGAGCGTTTTCTCATTCTGGTTGATGTCGTCGCTGATGAGGCTCACGGTGCCCTCGTCGCCAGCTTTGGAGGCCATTTGCAGTATCTCCCGTTCCAGGTCCAGCAGTGTGCTCAGGTTCTGGTGCGTCACCATCACCGTTTCTTTGTCACCGCCCAGGTCGCCCGCCTCGTGTATCCGCGACACCCGCACGTAATCAGACAAGGTGTGCAGCGGCGGCTGCCCGATGGTGAGGATGCGTTCTGCGATAGCATCGATTTTGGTGAGGGCAACGGTGTATAGCTCCTCGAACTTGGCGTGCAGCTCAAAGAAGTGGATGCCCTTGATATTCCAGTGGAAACCGCGCAGGTTCTGATAATACAGGTGATAATTGGCCAGCAACTCGTTCAGTTTCTCCGCTATCTGCCTGCTTTCCTCCCGCTGCAGTCCTATATTTGTTCTCTTCTCCATAACTGTATCGATATTTACTGTTTGAAATGTCATACAACAAAGATTATGAAATCCCATATATAAATCAAATCGATATAATATATACAGTTATCGCTTTAATCTATTTTGTAAATTTACACCCAGAGGCATACCTCCCGGATGGCCTGCTTCTTCTTACACTTATAGAAAGCAAATGACACTTGTGCAATTGGAATATTTAGTGGCTGTAGACACCTTCCGGCATTTCGCCACCGCGGCAGAGCACTGCTTTGTGACGCAGCCCACCCTGAGCATGCAACTGCAGAAGCTTGAGGAGGAGATGGGGGCGCAGCTTTTTGACCGGAGCCGGGTGCCGGTGCGGCCCACAGAGCTGGGCAGGGACGTGATTGCGCAGGCGCGGGTGGTGCTGGCCGAGGCCAAGAGGGTGCAGGAGATCGTGCAGAGCCAGAGGCAGGAACTGAGCGGGGAACTGCGCATCGGCATCATCCCGACGCTGGCGCCTTACCTGATCCCGCTGTTCATCACGGGCTTCATGGAGAAATACTCGGAAGTGCGCGTGGAGGTGCAGGAACTGCTGACCGATGAGATTGTGGAGCGGCTGAACCACGAGCTGCTGGACGTGGGCCTGCTGGTGACGCCGCTGGAGAACAAATCCGTGAGGGAACTGCCGCTTTTCTACGAAGCCTTCGTAGCCTATGTAAATCCGGCGCACGCGCTTGCAAAGTCAGCCACCATCAACCCGGGCCAGTTGGATATGGAGGAACTGTGGGTGCTGAACGAGGGACATTGCTTCCGGAGCCAGGTGCTGAACATCTGTAACCGGGGCGGCTTCAGGGGCGCAGACAGAAAAGGGCACCTGGACTATAAGAGCGGCTCGCTGGAAACCCTGAAACGCATCGTGGAGACGCAGCACGGCCTCACGCTGCTCCCGGAACTGTCGGTGCTGGAGATGCCGGAGGAGAAGCGCCGGTTGGTGCGCCCCTTTGCGGAGCCGCAGCCGCTGCGCGAGGTGAGCCTGGCCGTACACCGCAGCTTCCTGAAGAAGAAGCTGGTGCAGGCGCTGCAGCAGGAGATCATCGCCGCCGTGCCCGCAAGCATCCTGAACAGGAAAAAAGAGCAGGTGGTGTCGGTGAAATTTTAGAGTTAGAAATTTAGAGAGTTTAGGAGTTAGAGAGTTGCTGTTGACAAAGACCTCGCAGCGTGCGCAGCTCCTGCGAGCGTCTGGCTGGAGCGGCCGCCGCTTCGTAGTTCAGACGCTCGCGGGACCTTCGGACTCCGCGAGGTCTTTGGTGAAATAGGGCGTGCAGGCAAATTTATATATGGATGTTGTTTTCGGATAAGCTTAATATAGGGAGAAGGCCTCGCAGCGCTCGCACCTGCCCCGAAATGCTTCGGGGCAGGTGCGAGCGTCTGATGGTGTATAAAACAGAGGAGGCTGCCTTTGCGGGGCAGCCTCCTCTGTTTTATAAAGCTTATATACTTGCTATATATACTTACGCGTTGATACCAGCTTCCTGCAGTGCTTTCACCATCTCATCGCCTATTTCGGCAGGAGACTCGACCACGCGGATTCCGTTTTCGCGCATGATCTTCATCTTGGCGGCGGCTGTGTCTTCCGCGCCGCCCACGATGGCACCGGCATGGCCCATGCGGCGGCCCGCTGGCGCTGTCTGGCCCGCGATGAAACCAACCACCGGCTTCTTGTTGCCCGTCTCGCTGATGTACTTGGAAGCCACGGCCTCGTAGTTACCGCCAATCTCACCAATCATCACAATCGCGTCCGTCTCGGGGTCCTCCATCAACAACTGCACGGCGTCTTTTGTAGGTGTCCCGATGATTGGGTCGCCGCCGATACCGATGGCGGTCGAGATGCCCAAACCGGCTTTCACAATCTGGTCAGCGGCCTCATAAGTCAGGGTGCCGGACTTGGAAACAATGCCGATGCGGCCCGGCTTGAACACGAAGCCCGGCATGATGCCGACTTTCGCCTCGCCTGGCGTGATGACGCCCGGGCAGTTCGGCCCGATCAGGGTCACGTCTTTATTTTTGAGGTAGTTTTTAGCAGCCACCATGTCTTTCACAGGAATGCCTTCCGTAATCGCCACAATCACTTTGATGCCTGCGTCAGCGGCCTCCATAATGGCGTCGGCGGCGAAAGCGGGCGGCACGAAGATGATAGACACATCGGCGCCTGTTCTTTTCACGGCTTCCTCCACGGTGTTGTAAACAGGAAGATCAAGGTGGTTGGAACCTCCCTTGCCTGGCGTTACACCACCTACTACGTGTGTGCCGTACTCAATCATCTGAGACGCGTGGAAAGAGCCTTCTGAGCCAGTGAAGCCCTGCACGATCACTTTAGAATCTTTATTTACTAAAACACTCATGTGTATCTTGTTTAGTTTGTGTTGACGGTCGAACTGTAAGCTTGTGCAAAAATAGGCTTTTTTATGGCCGGTACAAAAATTTTTGGCCCTAATACCGCCCCGACTTATGCCATATCCCGGAACAAGTTGTGGCTTCGGGGCTGTTGTGGAGATAAGGTTTACAGGCAGGCAAAACGCGCGGATACGCTTTTCAGCGCAACATCCCGGCAGAGGCTATGTAAGGGAGGTCGCCGGCAAACCTAAGCCAGACAGCCGCCGAAGCATTGAACCGTTTAAATCATTACCTTTGCATCCAGACACAAAAAAGAAGCAGATGAAATATCTGAACCATATCACCGACTCAATAGGGAACACTCCCCTGGTAAAGCTCAACCGCGTGACAGAGGGCATCGAAGCCACAGTGCTGGCCAAGGTAGAGTACCTGAACCCGGGCAACTCCATCAAAGACCGCATGGCCATCAAGATGATTGAGGATGCGGAGGCGGCCGGTATTCTGAAGCCGGGCGGCACCATCATCGAAGGCACATCCGGCAACACCGGTATGGGGCTGGCGCTGGTTGCCATCGCCAAAGGATACAAGTGTATTTTCACCATGTCGGATAAGCAGAGCAAGGAGAAGATTGACGTGCTGAAGGCCGTGGGGGCCGAGGTGATCGTGTGCCCGACCAACGTGGCGCCGGAGCACCCGGATTCTTACTACTCTGTGGCCCGGCGCCTGAACCAGGAGATACCCAACTCGTTTTACCCGAACCAGTACGATAACATGTCGAACACGGTGGCGCACTACGAAACCACCGGCCCTGAGATATGGGACCAGACGGAGGGCCGCATCACGCACTTTGTAACGGGCGTAGGCACGGGCGGCACGGTGTCCGGCACCTCGCAATACCTGAAAGAGCAGAACCCGGAGATCATCACCGTGGGGGTGGACACCTATGGCTCCGTGTTCAAGAAGTACAAAGAGACGGGCATTTTTGACGAGAAGGAGATATACCCCTATGCCACCGAGGGCATCGGCGAGGACATCCTGCCCAGGAACGTAAACTTCGACCTGATCGACACCTTCATCAAGGTAACGGACAAGGACGGGGCCGTAATGGCCAGGAGGCTCACCAAGGAAGAGGGCCTTTTCGTGGGCTGGTCCGGCGGCTCGGCCGTATACGGCGCCCTGGAATACGCCCGCGAAAACAACCTGACAGCGGAAGACATGCTGGTGGTGATACTGCCCGACCATGGCTCGCGTTACCTCGCCAAGCTCTATAACGACGACTGGATGCGCGCCCAGGGATATATGGATTAAACGACGAAGCTATATATAGCCGGAAAGACACCCGATTAGCGGGCTTGGGCGCTTCCTCCCCTATATAAGCAGGGCCCCGCATGTAAAGATGTTTCCGGATTTGAAGATTTTTTTTATTTTTGCTATTGGCTGATAACGTCATAGAGATCGTTTTGCGGGGAATCAAGGAAAACTGTTCGTGCGCCAGCGCGACCAGGTAGAAGGAGACAGCGCTAGCCTTTATACCGCAGGCAGTATGGCCGAAACCATATGGCAGCGCAGCGGTTACATCTGTAGTAGGGGAGGAGACCGCACTTATTATTGCGTTTTCCGCGTGCCTGACACTTTTGAATTTAACTGATGAAGAGAAAGCTTACCGGCGTTCTGCTGATCGACGACGACGACACGACGAACTTCCTGAACCAGCGCCTGCTCGACAGGATGAAGGCAACAGACCATATCCGCACCTTCCAGAACGGCAAGCAGGCCTTCGATTACCTGTACAACGTCAGCAACAACAATTACGAGGCCGAGAGCCAGAATTATTTTAAACCGGAACTGATTTTCCTGGACATCAACATGCCGGTGATGGACGGTTTTGAGATGCTGGACCTGTACGAGCGCCTAAGCCCGGATTTCCGGAGAAACATCAGCATGGTGGTGCTCACCACCTCCACCCACCCGCAGGACACAGCCAACTCCCGCAAATACAACGCCGAGTACCTGACCAAGCCCCTGACGGAAGAGAAAGTGAACGGCCTGCTGCGCAAGCACTTTGCCAGCCAGGAAAGCGAAACATAAAACCCGCCTATATATAAAACGGGCCCCGCAGGATGCTGCGGGGCCCGTTTTATATATAGGCGGGCCTAAAAAGAGAAACCCGTATTCGATTTAAGCATCAGGTTCAGGAGCACGCCCACACCCGCCAGCAGCAGCCCGATGGCAATGAGTTTCTCCATATTATAGCCCGGGTGGTTTTCCTTTTTGAAGAGGCTGCCCAGCAGCGAACCCACGGCAAAAGACAGGACGACAGGCAGGCTGCGGCTCCAGAGCACATTGCCGATGAGAAAGTGGCTGATGAAGCCCGTGAAGCTGGTGACCACCAAAATGAACAGCGAGGTGGAGGTGGCCACCTGTGCGGGTATCCGGAAGAGTTTGATCATGATGGGCGTCTGCAGAAAACCGCCGCCGATGCCAAACAGTCCGGCAATGGTGCCCGACAAAAAGCCAAACACCGACACCACGCCGGCATTGAGGCGGTAGGCCAGGTGGTTTGTCTTGTTTTTCCGGATGAAGGTGGTGGGGATGTCGCGTATCTGGTACATCAGGCCGGAGTGCCGGGGCGGTTTCTTCTGCGTGTGCGGAAGCAGCATTACTATCCCAACAACGATCACAAACAGCGCGAACACCATCTGCAACTCCTGCACCGGCAGAAAGGCCACCAGAAAGGCGCCAAGTACCGTGCCAGCCATGGCGGGCAGCTGTATCAGGGTGCTCACCACATAGTCGATGCTGTGGTTGCGTGAGTTGAAGAAGGAGCCGATGAGCGCGGCGGGCACCATGGCCGCCATGCTGGAGCCGACGGCGATTTCGATGTTATAGCCGAAAAACAGCATCAGAACAGGCACCAGGAACACACCTCCGCCAAAGCCCACGGTCACCCCGAACGCGCTGATGGCAACACCCACTATAAAAAGCACTATCTCCTGCATCCGCTGTTGCTCCGCTGCCGCGGCGAAAGGTTGTCAGTCTGTTTCTGCCACAGGTACGAATTTAAATTCGTCTCCGTTGAAAAGGCCTTTGTCGCTGAGCTTGAGCGACGGGATCACGAGCAGCGCCATGAACGAGAGCGTCATGAACGGCGACGCCAGTTGGCTGCCCATCTCCTTGCTCATCCGGTCGATGGCCGCATACATCTCCGCCACCTTATACCCGTCCTCCGCCGACATGATGCCCGCCACCGGCAGCGGCAGCAGTTGCTCTTTGTCCCTGCCCACGGCCGCCACCCCGCCCCTGGACTGGATAATCAGGTTCACAGCGCGGGCAATGCTGTCATCATCCACGCCCACGGCAATAATGTTGTGCGAGTCGTGGCCCACGGAGGAGGCAATGGCGCCTGCCTTCAGCCCTACGTGCCGGATGAAGGCCACGGCCGGGGCGGCATTTTCGTAGCGGTTCACCACCGTCAGCTTCAGCACGTCCTCGGCCACGTCCGGCACAATAAAGCCATTTTCCACCTTAGCTGCTGCCCAGGCCTCCTTCGTGATCAGCTGCCCGTCGAAGGCCTCTATCACCCTGATTCTGGTGGCGGAAGCGGCCGGTACGGCAAACTCCTCGGGGGCCTTGGGCGCGGTGTTGAAGTTGTTGATCTCCTCGCTCTTCGTCAGCGCAATCCTGGTTTGGCCTTGCTCCGCCACCAGCTGCCCGTTTATATAGGTGGCCTGCACGTTAAAGTCCTCCAGGTTGTCCACCACGATAAAATCGGCGGCGTCGCCCTCGCGCAGCAGGCCCACTTCCAGTTTATAGTGCTCCACGGGGTTTACGCAGGCCGCCTGCAGCACCTGAAATATATCGTTGCCTTTGGCCAGCGCCCGCTTCACCAGCAGGTTTATATGCCCCTCCACCAGGTTGTCGGGATGCTTGTCGTCGGAGCAGAACATGATGTTGTGATAATGCCCGGGCAGCAGCGGAATCAGGGCCTCGAAGTTTTTGGCGGCGCTTCCCTCACGGATAAGTATTTTCATACCGGCGGCCAGTTTGTCCAGCGCCTCTTCGGCTGTGAAGCACTCGTGGTCGGTGGTGATGCCGGCGGAGGCATATAGCCGGGCCTGCTCCCCGCGCAGCCCCGGGGCGTGGCCGTCCACGGCTTTGCCGTATTTTTTCGCCAGCGCGATTTTCTCCATCACCAGCGGGTCGCGGTGCAGCGTGCCGGGCCAGTTCATCATCTCGGCCAGGTATTTTATCTCGTCCCGCTGGAAGAGCTTTTCTATATCGGCGGGCGTTATCTCGGCACCGGCCGTCTCGAACGGCGTGGCCGGAACACAGGACGGAGCCCCGAAGTAGAACTTGAACGGCATCTTGCTTCCGTTGTCCAGCATATACTCCACGCCCTTCAGCCCGAGCACGTTCCCAATCTCGTGCGGGTCGGAGACGGTGGCCACGGTGCCGTGCGGCACGGCCAGCCGGGCGAACTCGCCCGGCACCAGCATCGAGCTCTCGATGTGTACATGGGCATCCACAAAACCCGGTAGTATATA
This window of the Pontibacter russatus genome carries:
- the ade gene encoding adenine deaminase, which gives rise to MHTDFSLSGRIIDVHNREIFPGTVHVSNGHISKIVRAPVEASRYILPGFVDAHVHIESSMLVPGEFARLAVPHGTVATVSDPHEIGNVLGLKGVEYMLDNGSKMPFKFYFGAPSCVPATPFETAGAEITPADIEKLFQRDEIKYLAEMMNWPGTLHRDPLVMEKIALAKKYGKAVDGHAPGLRGEQARLYASAGITTDHECFTAEEALDKLAAGMKILIREGSAAKNFEALIPLLPGHYHNIMFCSDDKHPDNLVEGHINLLVKRALAKGNDIFQVLQAACVNPVEHYKLEVGLLREGDAADFIVVDNLEDFNVQATYINGQLVAEQGQTRIALTKSEEINNFNTAPKAPEEFAVPAASATRIRVIEAFDGQLITKEAWAAAKVENGFIVPDVAEDVLKLTVVNRYENAAPAVAFIRHVGLKAGAIASSVGHDSHNIIAVGVDDDSIARAVNLIIQSRGGVAAVGRDKEQLLPLPVAGIMSAEDGYKVAEMYAAIDRMSKEMGSQLASPFMTLSFMALLVIPSLKLSDKGLFNGDEFKFVPVAETD